In Clostridium sp. DL-VIII, the following proteins share a genomic window:
- a CDS encoding ABC transporter substrate-binding protein, with protein MKKRILSIMLTACMCAAVLGGCGKAASTSASSNNGGQTEIVFWHSMGGTNGDALNEMVDKFNKENKDNIHVTAQYQGEYDDAVNKVKSTKDKKAYPDVMQVYDIGTRWMIDSKIATPMQKFIDDDKYDTSSLEPNLLAYYTVDNKLYSMPFNSSTPILYYNKTAFKAAGLDPEKAPEDFDEIKQYSEKLTKKDGNNVSEYGFSMAIYAWLFEEFMAKQLKPYANNGNGRESAATSVDFKNNGGGLNILNAWKSLYDQGLLGNFGRKTQDTQDAFVSGKTDMYIDSTATLTSVLKGVNGKFEVGTAALPKIDKDDKGGVSIGGASLWMLDKGDEAKQKATFEFIKFMISPEEQVFWNEKTGYFPVTTKAYDLQEMKDHLQKTPQFKTAIDQLHSSPAESKGALLGVFTEARQTVETNIEAMLQGKQSPEAAIDASEKSINEAIDKYNKANK; from the coding sequence ATGAAAAAAAGAATTTTATCAATTATGTTAACGGCATGTATGTGCGCAGCAGTTTTAGGTGGTTGTGGAAAGGCTGCATCAACTAGTGCAAGCAGCAATAATGGGGGTCAGACAGAAATTGTTTTTTGGCATTCAATGGGTGGTACTAACGGTGATGCATTAAATGAGATGGTAGATAAATTTAATAAAGAAAATAAGGATAATATTCATGTTACAGCACAATACCAAGGAGAATATGATGATGCCGTTAATAAAGTGAAAAGTACAAAGGATAAAAAAGCATATCCAGATGTAATGCAAGTCTATGATATCGGAACTAGATGGATGATAGACTCTAAGATAGCAACTCCAATGCAAAAGTTTATTGACGATGATAAATATGATACGTCATCATTAGAACCAAATCTTTTAGCATATTACACTGTTGATAATAAATTATATTCAATGCCATTCAATTCATCAACACCAATTCTTTATTATAATAAGACTGCATTCAAAGCAGCGGGATTAGATCCAGAAAAGGCCCCTGAGGATTTTGATGAAATAAAACAATATTCAGAAAAATTAACTAAAAAGGATGGAAATAATGTTTCAGAATATGGATTTTCAATGGCTATTTATGCATGGCTTTTTGAAGAGTTTATGGCTAAACAATTAAAACCATATGCAAACAATGGAAATGGAAGAGAGTCTGCTGCTACAAGTGTGGATTTTAAAAATAATGGTGGGGGATTAAATATATTAAATGCATGGAAGAGTCTTTATGATCAAGGGCTACTAGGCAATTTTGGAAGGAAAACTCAAGATACACAAGATGCATTTGTATCAGGAAAAACAGACATGTATATTGATTCAACAGCAACACTTACTTCTGTATTAAAAGGAGTTAATGGAAAATTTGAAGTTGGAACAGCTGCTTTACCTAAAATAGATAAAGATGATAAAGGAGGAGTTTCAATTGGTGGAGCATCATTATGGATGTTAGACAAGGGCGATGAAGCAAAGCAAAAAGCAACCTTTGAATTTATTAAATTTATGATATCACCAGAAGAACAAGTTTTCTGGAACGAGAAAACAGGATATTTCCCTGTAACTACAAAGGCTTATGATTTACAAGAGATGAAAGATCACTTACAAAAAACACCACAATTTAAAACAGCAATTGATCAATTGCATTCATCACCAGCTGAATCCAAAGGAGCGCTACTTGGAGTATTTACAGAAGCAAGACAAACTGTTGAAACCAATATAGAAGCTATGCTTCAAGGTAAACAATCTCCGGAGGCTGCTATAGATGCTAGCGAAAAATCAATAAATGAAGCGATTGATAAATATAACAAAGCAAATAAATAG
- a CDS encoding sugar ABC transporter permease: MKSLFKKIEPYLYLIPCFIGFLIFTFYPFIKTIFLSFNVTNTNGEAAGFVGMDNYIELFSSSDFIDSILTTFKFVVITAIPAIIIGLALAILANKKLKGSKVYEVMFAMPMAVSSAAAAIIWMLLYHPSIGILNYILKAQIGWLTDEKIALFSVALVTVWLNIGLNFIFILTGLNNIPDELNESAQIDGAKWGRKFFRLTIPLISPTLFFVVFINMVNSFQAFGQVKLLTLGGPANATNVLVYEIYREAFLNNRFETACAESIILFFIILIITLIQLKFEKKGVYYS; this comes from the coding sequence ATGAAAAGTCTATTTAAGAAAATAGAGCCGTATCTTTATTTAATTCCTTGCTTTATAGGATTTTTAATATTTACCTTTTATCCTTTTATAAAAACTATATTTTTAAGTTTTAATGTAACCAATACAAATGGAGAAGCAGCTGGTTTTGTTGGAATGGATAATTATATAGAATTGTTCTCCTCTTCAGATTTTATAGATAGTATCTTGACTACCTTCAAATTTGTTGTAATAACAGCCATACCAGCAATAATTATTGGACTTGCACTTGCAATTCTTGCAAATAAAAAGCTTAAAGGAAGTAAAGTATATGAGGTTATGTTTGCAATGCCAATGGCAGTATCTTCAGCAGCTGCAGCAATAATATGGATGCTACTATATCATCCATCTATAGGAATATTAAATTATATTTTAAAAGCACAAATTGGATGGCTTACAGATGAGAAAATAGCGTTGTTTTCAGTTGCATTAGTCACAGTATGGCTTAATATTGGTTTGAATTTTATATTTATTTTAACAGGTCTTAATAATATTCCAGATGAATTAAATGAAAGTGCACAAATCGATGGTGCTAAATGGGGAAGAAAATTCTTTAGACTGACAATTCCATTAATTTCACCTACATTGTTTTTTGTTGTATTCATAAATATGGTTAATTCTTTTCAAGCTTTTGGACAAGTAAAGTTGTTAACTCTTGGAGGGCCAGCTAATGCTACTAATGTACTAGTCTATGAAATATATAGAGAAGCGTTTTTAAATAATAGATTTGAAACTGCCTGTGCAGAATCAATAATACTATTTTTCATAATACTTATAATAACACTTATTCAATTAAAATTTGAAAAGAAGGGAGTTTATTATTCGTAA
- a CDS encoding ABC transporter permease subunit yields the protein MESKKKRCLLYLFNIIVGLIMISPILYALNISLMTPDEILSYPPKFFPTRITLDNFKLVIETVPIFQFIFNSFFVSAVVTIGQIITSCLAAYAFSYFDFKGKNLLFILCLSTLMIPSESTIIANYLTIAQLGWTDTYTGLVVPFLVSAMGIFLIRQFYLTVPKELKEASKLDGCSNLKFFVKVLLPISKPMIASLGVYTFLNTWNLYMWPLLVTNSPENRTVQIGVSMLQSSDNENLGLVFAGVIMIILPSIIIFIIGQKQLIKGITSGAVKG from the coding sequence ATGGAGAGCAAGAAAAAAAGATGTTTGTTATATTTATTTAATATAATAGTTGGGCTTATTATGATATCGCCAATACTTTATGCGCTTAATATAAGTTTAATGACTCCTGATGAGATACTTTCTTATCCTCCTAAATTCTTTCCAACACGTATTACTTTAGATAATTTTAAACTGGTAATAGAAACTGTTCCAATTTTTCAATTCATATTCAATAGTTTTTTTGTTTCAGCGGTTGTTACAATAGGACAAATAATAACATCATGTTTAGCTGCATATGCTTTCTCCTATTTTGATTTTAAAGGAAAGAACCTATTGTTTATCTTATGTTTGTCTACTTTAATGATTCCAAGTGAATCAACAATAATAGCGAACTATCTGACAATAGCTCAATTAGGGTGGACTGATACTTATACAGGACTCGTAGTACCGTTTTTAGTATCGGCCATGGGGATATTTTTAATAAGGCAGTTTTATCTGACAGTACCAAAAGAATTAAAAGAAGCTTCTAAACTTGATGGGTGTAGTAATCTTAAGTTCTTTGTTAAGGTATTGCTTCCTATATCTAAACCTATGATAGCATCCCTTGGAGTGTATACCTTCTTAAATACATGGAACTTATATATGTGGCCATTACTAGTAACAAATTCTCCAGAAAACAGGACTGTTCAGATAGGTGTAAGTATGCTTCAATCTTCAGATAACGAGAATTTGGGATTAGTATTTGCAGGAGTTATTATGATCATTTTACCTTCAATAATAATTTTTATTATTGGGCAGAAGCAGCTTATAAAAGGAATTACTTCAGGAGCTGTAAAAGGATAA
- a CDS encoding glycerophosphodiester phosphodiesterase, translating into MKILNIAHRGYSGKFEENTMIAFEKAIEYKADGIETDVQLSKDKIPVLIHDETLERTTDGKGYVKDYTLAELKRFRTKSGEEIPTLKEFFELVADSNLKILNLELKNSIFPYDGLEEKVLEMIYEYDIQERIIISTFNHLSLVKVRELDKEIKLGALTSSTLANVPKYLKDISVECYHPCFPSILNEEYVKEIQEAGIEINPYTVNEEEHMKMVIKFNTDSIITNEVERLHNLLNCYENKQ; encoded by the coding sequence TTGAAAATTTTAAATATAGCTCATAGAGGGTATAGTGGCAAATTTGAAGAAAATACAATGATTGCTTTTGAAAAGGCGATAGAGTATAAAGCTGATGGAATTGAGACGGATGTTCAATTATCAAAGGATAAGATACCAGTTTTAATTCATGATGAAACCTTAGAGAGGACAACAGATGGAAAAGGATATGTTAAAGATTATACTTTAGCTGAATTAAAAAGGTTTAGAACTAAAAGTGGCGAAGAAATACCAACCTTGAAAGAGTTTTTTGAGCTTGTTGCTGATTCAAATTTAAAGATATTAAATCTAGAATTGAAAAACAGCATATTCCCATATGATGGATTAGAGGAAAAGGTTTTGGAAATGATTTATGAATATGATATACAGGAGAGAATTATAATTTCAACTTTTAATCATTTAAGTTTAGTTAAAGTGAGAGAATTAGATAAGGAAATAAAGCTAGGAGCTTTGACTAGTTCAACCCTTGCAAATGTTCCGAAGTATTTAAAGGATATATCAGTAGAATGTTATCATCCATGTTTTCCAAGCATATTGAATGAGGAGTATGTGAAGGAAATACAAGAAGCAGGAATAGAAATAAATCCATATACAGTAAATGAAGAAGAGCATATGAAGATGGTTATAAAGTTTAACACTGACAGTATAATTACAAATGAAGTTGAAAGACTGCATAATTTACTTAATTGCTATGAAAATAAACAATGA
- the ugpC gene encoding sn-glycerol-3-phosphate ABC transporter ATP-binding protein UgpC, which produces MAKVILKSLNKLYDNGYKAANDINLNIEDGEFVVLVGPSGCGKSTTLRMIAGLEEISSGELYIEDRLVNKVEPVDRDIAMVFQNYALYPHFSVYENMAFALKIKKMNKKEIDKKIHETAKILELEELLNRKPKELSGGQRQRVALGRAIVREPKVFLMDEPLSNLDAKLRVSMRSEIIKLHQRLKTTFIYVTHDQTEAMTMGNKIVVMNKGEIQQIADPVTIYEKPSNKFVASFIGSPQMNFMRVKVMEADDNIYIENAYVKHNIKDRNLIRIFKEKYCGSEVVVGVRAEDIEVSENNNRETVEDFNIKDSGNQNSDSINVKTDITVGEIELVEILGSETYIHFKINNSSMTCKVNGIFKRDEGQAIRVKFDFQRAHFFDGDSEKRIDGEEL; this is translated from the coding sequence ATGGCAAAAGTTATCCTAAAGTCTTTGAATAAGTTATATGATAATGGTTATAAGGCTGCTAATGATATTAATTTGAACATTGAAGATGGGGAATTTGTAGTTCTAGTTGGTCCATCTGGTTGTGGTAAATCAACAACTTTAAGGATGATTGCAGGACTTGAAGAAATATCCTCTGGAGAATTGTATATAGAAGATCGATTAGTTAATAAAGTTGAACCAGTGGATAGGGATATAGCTATGGTATTTCAAAACTATGCATTATACCCTCATTTTTCGGTCTATGAAAATATGGCATTTGCCTTAAAAATTAAAAAGATGAATAAAAAGGAAATAGATAAAAAAATACATGAAACAGCGAAGATATTAGAACTTGAAGAGTTATTAAATAGAAAACCAAAAGAACTTTCAGGTGGGCAAAGACAAAGAGTTGCACTTGGTCGTGCAATTGTTAGGGAGCCTAAGGTGTTTTTAATGGATGAACCACTTTCTAATTTAGATGCAAAACTAAGAGTATCTATGAGAAGTGAAATAATAAAATTACATCAAAGACTTAAAACTACTTTCATTTATGTAACTCATGACCAAACTGAAGCTATGACTATGGGAAATAAAATTGTTGTAATGAATAAAGGAGAAATACAACAAATTGCAGACCCAGTAACAATATATGAAAAACCAAGTAATAAATTTGTAGCTAGTTTTATAGGCTCTCCGCAAATGAATTTTATGAGAGTAAAGGTTATGGAAGCTGACGATAATATATACATTGAAAATGCTTATGTAAAACATAATATTAAGGATAGAAATCTTATAAGAATCTTTAAAGAAAAGTATTGTGGAAGTGAAGTCGTAGTTGGAGTGAGAGCGGAAGACATTGAAGTGTCAGAAAATAATAACAGAGAAACTGTTGAAGATTTTAATATAAAAGATAGCGGAAATCAAAATAGCGATTCGATAAATGTAAAAACAGATATAACAGTTGGAGAGATAGAGCTTGTTGAAATTTTGGGAAGTGAGACTTATATACATTTTAAAATAAATAATAGTAGTATGACTTGCAAGGTTAATGGAATATTTAAGAGAGATGAAGGACAAGCTATAAGAGTGAAGTTTGACTTTCAAAGAGCACACTTTTTCGATGGGGATAGCGAAAAAAGAATAGATGGGGAGGAATTATAA
- a CDS encoding metallophosphoesterase, with protein MRFIVFSDSKGKKNGINEKVLKTLMHESCKLRPAPEFIVMCGDTVAGSSKEEILNFQLTKLRRIIEQYHPNKPLFPVIGNHEVNIEPLNDRFEKIFSQVYNDLTPNEYLYAYNKTVYYIDIADMRFIILNAFHPGLTHRIGKDQIAWFEEKASEFKRNKFVFVHSPAFPTGAHLGHCLDLYPECRDEFWKIVDKYNIDIVFSGHEHNYSRKVIDASFSNENFCYENSITQVITGGGGEKLRDKYTSKKGVVIPPIAVYHFLVVDVETNYINVSAISSKGSKIDEFKIDKNENRINSHSNSIFK; from the coding sequence ATGAGGTTTATAGTTTTCAGTGATTCAAAGGGTAAAAAAAATGGCATAAATGAAAAAGTACTTAAAACGCTAATGCATGAATCATGTAAATTAAGACCAGCACCAGAATTTATTGTAATGTGTGGAGATACTGTTGCAGGTAGTTCTAAAGAAGAAATATTAAATTTTCAATTGACTAAATTAAGGAGAATAATAGAACAGTATCATCCAAACAAACCGTTATTTCCTGTAATAGGGAATCATGAAGTTAATATAGAGCCTTTAAATGACAGATTCGAAAAAATTTTTAGTCAGGTTTATAATGATTTAACTCCCAATGAATACCTTTATGCTTATAATAAAACAGTGTATTATATAGACATTGCCGATATGAGATTTATAATTCTAAATGCTTTTCATCCCGGTTTAACTCATAGAATTGGTAAAGATCAGATTGCGTGGTTCGAAGAAAAAGCTTCAGAGTTTAAAAGAAATAAGTTTGTTTTTGTTCATTCACCAGCTTTTCCAACTGGAGCTCATTTAGGTCATTGCCTTGATTTATATCCAGAATGTAGAGATGAATTTTGGAAAATTGTTGATAAGTACAATATAGATATAGTTTTTTCAGGTCATGAACACAATTATTCAAGAAAAGTAATTGATGCTTCTTTCAGCAATGAAAATTTTTGTTACGAAAACAGTATTACACAGGTAATTACAGGTGGCGGCGGTGAAAAACTCAGAGACAAATATACAAGTAAAAAAGGAGTTGTAATCCCTCCAATTGCCGTATATCACTTTTTAGTTGTAGATGTTGAAACAAATTACATTAATGTTTCAGCTATAAGTTCAAAAGGCAGCAAAATTGATGAATTTAAAATAGATAAAAATGAAAATAGAATTAACTCTCATTCTAATTCTATTTTCAAATAA
- a CDS encoding rRNA adenine N-6-methyltransferase family protein: MWGKFIIEYLKSPRTVGAVAPSSKKLAEKMACDIDYENAKCIVEYGPGTGVFTERLVRKIKKQTLLMLIEYNEEFCRQLKERYSNYSNIVVVNDSAENIDKYLKKYNIKEVDYVVSGLPFASLPKSMSNIILKKTRDILKKNGLFITFQYTLLKKGYIGSYFKDISLERVIFNLPPAYVLKCQNT, from the coding sequence ATGTGGGGAAAATTTATAATAGAGTATTTAAAATCACCTAGAACAGTAGGAGCTGTAGCACCTAGTTCTAAAAAGCTTGCTGAAAAGATGGCTTGTGATATTGACTATGAAAATGCAAAGTGTATTGTTGAGTATGGACCAGGGACTGGGGTATTTACTGAAAGATTAGTGAGAAAAATAAAAAAGCAGACTTTATTAATGCTTATCGAATATAATGAGGAATTTTGCAGGCAGCTAAAAGAAAGATATAGTAATTATAGTAATATTGTAGTTGTAAATGATTCGGCAGAAAATATAGACAAGTATCTAAAAAAATATAATATTAAAGAAGTAGATTATGTAGTTTCTGGATTACCATTTGCAAGTCTACCAAAAAGTATGTCAAATATAATATTAAAAAAGACAAGAGATATCTTAAAGAAAAATGGTTTGTTTATAACTTTTCAGTATACATTACTTAAGAAAGGTTACATAGGAAGTTATTTTAAGGATATAAGCTTAGAGAGAGTTATATTCAATTTACCACCAGCTTATGTTTTAAAATGCCAAAATACATAA